Proteins from one Streptomyces genisteinicus genomic window:
- a CDS encoding P-II family nitrogen regulator has protein sequence MKLITAVVKPHRLDEIKEALQAFGVQGLTVTEASGYGRQRGHTEVYRGAEYTVDLVPKIRIEVLVEDDDAEQLVDVIVKAARTGKIGDGKVWSVPVDTAVRVRTGERGPDAL, from the coding sequence ATGAAGCTCATCACCGCAGTCGTGAAGCCGCACCGGCTGGACGAGATCAAGGAGGCCCTCCAGGCCTTCGGCGTCCAGGGGCTCACGGTCACGGAGGCCAGCGGCTACGGCCGGCAGCGCGGTCACACCGAGGTCTACCGCGGCGCGGAGTACACCGTCGACCTGGTCCCCAAGATCCGCATCGAGGTGCTGGTCGAGGACGACGACGCCGAGCAGCTGGTCGATGTGATCGTCAAGGCCGCCCGGACGGGCAAGATCGGTGACGGCAAGGTCTGGAGCGTCCCGGTGGACACCGCCGTACGGGTCCGCACCGGCGAGCGCGGCCCGGACGCCCTGTAG
- the ftsY gene encoding signal recognition particle-docking protein FtsY — MEIVILAVVIALVAIGAISGLVVSSRRKKQLPPSAPPSTPTITAPPAEPHVGDEAETPRDESRRTIEEVGLPTAEEAVEAPAAVEDPVVAEPAAPEIEIPEPTAGRLVRLRARLARSQNSLGKGLLTLLSREHLDEDTWEEIEDTLLTADVGVAPTQELVERLRERVKVLGTRTPEQLRTLLREELLALVGTDLDRAVRTESGTDTPGVVMVVGVNGTGKTTTTGKLARVLVADGRSVVLGAADTFRAAAADQLQTWGERVGARTIRGPEGGDPASIAYDAVKEGIAEGADVVLIDTAGRLHTKTGLMDELGKVKRVVEKHGPLDEVLLVLDATTGQNGLVQARVFAEVVAITGIVLTKLDGTAKGGIVVAVQRELGVPVKLIGLGEGADDLAPFVPEAFVDALIGD, encoded by the coding sequence ATGGAAATCGTCATCCTTGCTGTAGTCATCGCCCTGGTCGCGATCGGCGCCATCAGCGGACTCGTGGTCAGCAGCCGCAGGAAGAAGCAGCTGCCGCCCTCGGCGCCGCCGAGCACGCCGACCATCACCGCTCCGCCCGCCGAACCGCACGTCGGCGACGAGGCGGAGACACCGCGGGACGAATCCCGCCGCACCATCGAGGAGGTCGGCCTCCCGACCGCCGAGGAGGCCGTCGAGGCGCCGGCCGCCGTCGAGGACCCGGTCGTCGCCGAGCCCGCCGCGCCCGAGATCGAGATCCCCGAGCCGACCGCCGGCCGGCTCGTCCGGCTGCGCGCCCGCCTCGCCCGCTCCCAGAACTCCCTCGGCAAGGGGTTGCTCACGCTGCTGTCGCGCGAGCACCTCGACGAGGACACCTGGGAGGAGATCGAGGACACCCTCCTCACCGCGGACGTCGGCGTCGCCCCGACCCAGGAGCTCGTCGAGCGCCTGCGGGAGCGCGTCAAGGTGCTCGGCACCCGCACCCCCGAGCAGCTGCGCACGCTGCTCCGCGAGGAGCTGCTGGCCCTCGTCGGCACCGACCTCGACCGTGCGGTGCGCACCGAGAGCGGCACGGACACCCCGGGCGTCGTGATGGTCGTCGGCGTCAACGGCACCGGCAAGACCACCACCACCGGCAAGCTCGCCCGGGTGCTGGTCGCCGACGGCCGCTCCGTCGTGCTCGGCGCCGCCGACACGTTCCGCGCCGCGGCGGCCGATCAGCTCCAGACCTGGGGCGAGCGGGTGGGTGCGCGGACCATCCGCGGCCCCGAGGGCGGCGACCCCGCCTCGATCGCGTACGACGCGGTCAAGGAGGGCATCGCCGAGGGCGCGGACGTCGTGCTCATCGACACCGCCGGCCGGCTGCACACCAAGACCGGTCTCATGGACGAGCTCGGCAAGGTCAAGCGCGTCGTGGAGAAGCACGGCCCGCTCGACGAGGTGCTCCTGGTGCTCGACGCGACCACCGGGCAGAACGGACTCGTGCAGGCCCGGGTCTTCGCCGAGGTCGTGGCGATCACCGGCATCGTGCTCACCAAGCTCGACGGCACCGCCAAGGGCGGCATCGTCGTCGCCGTCCAGCGGGAACTGGGCGTGCCGGTGAAGCTCATCGGCCTGGGGGAGGGGGCGGACGACCTGGCGCCGTTCGTGCCCGAGGCGTTCGTCGACGCCCTCATCGGCGACTGA
- a CDS encoding bifunctional DNA primase/polymerase — MGFTIGGTRGLGHIRTGTRRRGRTAEATVVAEYTGLWGWPVVPGARASAGRCSCGDAACPAPGAHPLGFAGEVPAGATLDEAGRAWSSVPGASLMLPAGRAFDVLDVAAPAGRRALVRMERMGLRLGPVAETPDGRAQFFVAPGAAAALPGLLYRMGWDDADLDLRCLGPGDHITAPPSDRGGLGPVRWLRAPSPDTATAPPPARLLLGTLAYVCHRSAG; from the coding sequence ATGGGCTTCACGATCGGCGGCACCCGGGGACTCGGCCACATCCGGACCGGCACCAGACGCCGCGGGCGCACGGCGGAGGCCACGGTGGTGGCCGAGTACACCGGGCTGTGGGGCTGGCCGGTGGTCCCCGGTGCCAGAGCCTCGGCCGGCCGGTGCTCCTGCGGTGACGCCGCCTGCCCGGCGCCCGGCGCCCATCCGCTCGGCTTCGCGGGCGAGGTGCCCGCCGGCGCGACGCTCGACGAGGCCGGCCGCGCCTGGTCCTCGGTACCCGGCGCCTCGCTGATGCTCCCCGCGGGCCGCGCCTTCGACGTCCTCGACGTCGCGGCCCCGGCGGGCCGGCGGGCACTCGTGCGGATGGAGCGGATGGGCCTGCGGCTCGGGCCGGTCGCCGAGACACCGGACGGGCGCGCGCAGTTCTTCGTGGCCCCGGGCGCGGCGGCCGCTCTGCCGGGGCTGCTCTACCGGATGGGCTGGGACGACGCGGACCTGGATCTGCGGTGCCTGGGCCCGGGCGACCACATCACGGCACCGCCGTCGGACCGGGGCGGGCTCGGGCCGGTGCGGTGGCTGCGCGCCCCTTCGCCGGACACCGCGACCGCACCGCCCCCGGCCCGCCTGCTGCTGGGCACCCTCGCCTACGTCTGCCACCGCTCGGCCGGCTGA
- a CDS encoding sugar porter family MFS transporter, with product MTSTEQPPGSGARQAHPENLGHVVFITAAAAMGGFLFGYDSSVINGAVEAIRDRYDIGSGTLAQVIAIALIGCAIGAATAGRIADRIGRIRCMQIAAVLFTVSAVGSALPFALWDLAMWRIIGGFAIGMASVIGPAYIAEVSPPAYRGRLASFQQAAIVIGIAVSQLVNYGILQIADGDQRGEIGGLEAWQWMLGVMVVPAVLYGLLSFAIPESPRFLISVGKHARAKEVLEEVEGRNVDLDARVAEIETAMHRETKSTFKDLLGGRFYFLPIVWIGIGLSVFQQLVGINVAFYYSATLWQSVGIDPTDSFFFSFTTSIINIIGTVIAMVLVDRIGRRPLALIGSCGMAIALAFEAWAFSADLVDGKLPETQGVVALVAAHVFVLFFALSWGVVVWVFLGEMFPNRIRAAALGVAASAQWIANWAITASFPSLADWNLSGTYIIYTVFAVLSIPFVLKFVKETKGKALEEMG from the coding sequence GTGACCAGCACTGAGCAGCCCCCGGGATCGGGTGCCCGCCAGGCCCATCCCGAGAACCTCGGGCATGTCGTCTTCATCACGGCGGCCGCCGCGATGGGCGGATTCCTCTTCGGCTACGACAGCTCCGTGATCAACGGCGCCGTCGAGGCCATCCGCGACCGCTACGACATCGGGTCCGGCACCCTCGCCCAGGTCATCGCCATCGCCCTGATCGGCTGCGCCATCGGCGCCGCCACCGCCGGCCGCATCGCCGACCGCATCGGCCGCATCCGGTGCATGCAGATCGCCGCCGTCCTCTTCACCGTCAGTGCCGTCGGATCCGCGCTGCCGTTCGCCCTGTGGGACCTGGCGATGTGGCGCATCATCGGCGGCTTCGCGATCGGCATGGCCTCGGTGATCGGCCCCGCCTACATCGCCGAGGTCTCCCCGCCCGCCTACCGCGGCCGGCTCGCCTCCTTCCAGCAGGCCGCCATCGTCATCGGCATCGCCGTCTCCCAGCTCGTCAACTACGGCATCCTCCAGATCGCCGACGGGGACCAGCGCGGCGAGATCGGCGGCCTGGAGGCCTGGCAGTGGATGCTCGGCGTGATGGTCGTCCCGGCCGTCCTCTACGGCCTGCTCTCCTTCGCCATCCCCGAGTCGCCGCGTTTCCTCATCTCCGTCGGCAAGCACGCCAGGGCGAAGGAGGTCCTCGAAGAGGTCGAGGGCAGGAACGTCGACCTGGACGCCCGCGTCGCCGAGATCGAGACCGCGATGCACCGCGAGACCAAGTCCACGTTCAAGGACCTGCTGGGCGGCAGGTTCTACTTCCTGCCCATCGTGTGGATCGGCATCGGACTCTCGGTCTTCCAGCAGCTCGTCGGCATCAACGTCGCCTTCTACTACTCCGCGACGCTCTGGCAGTCCGTGGGCATCGACCCGACCGACTCCTTCTTCTTCTCCTTCACCACGTCGATCATCAACATCATCGGCACGGTGATCGCGATGGTCCTGGTCGACCGCATCGGCCGCCGGCCGCTCGCCCTGATCGGTTCCTGCGGCATGGCGATCGCGCTCGCCTTCGAGGCGTGGGCCTTCTCCGCCGACCTGGTGGACGGCAAGCTGCCGGAGACCCAGGGCGTGGTCGCCCTGGTCGCCGCCCACGTGTTCGTCCTGTTCTTCGCGCTCTCGTGGGGCGTCGTCGTCTGGGTCTTCCTGGGCGAGATGTTCCCCAACCGGATCCGCGCCGCCGCGCTCGGCGTCGCCGCGTCCGCCCAGTGGATCGCGAACTGGGCCATCACGGCCAGCTTCCCGAGCCTCGCCGACTGGAACCTGTCCGGCACCTACATCATCTACACGGTCTTCGCCGTGCTCTCGATCCCCTTCGTGCTCAAGTTCGTGAAGGAGACCAAGGGCAAGGCGTTGGAGGAGATGGGCTGA
- a CDS encoding ammonium transporter codes for MPPGISTLAADAPELSAANTGFMLICSALVMLMTPALAFFYGGMVRVKSTLNMLMMSFISLGIVTILWVLYGFSLAFGTDSGSLIGWSADYVGLSGIGVTELWDGYTIPVYVFAVFQLMFAVLTPALISGALADRVKFTAWALFIALWVTVVYFPVAHWVWGSGGWLFEMGVIDFAGGTAVHINAGAAALGVILVIGKRVGFKKDPMRPHSLPLVMLGAGLLWFGWFGFNAGSWLGNDDGVGAVMFVNTQVATAAAMLAWLIYEKIRHGAFTTLGAASGAVAGLVAITPAGGSVSPLGAIAVGAVAGVVCAMAVGLKYKFGYDDSLDVVGVHLVGGIIGSLLVGFFATGGVQSDAAGLFYGGGLEQLGKQAIGVFAVLAYSLVASALLALVLHKTIGMRVDEDDEISGVDQVEHAETAYDFSGAGGGAASRKAVPAPVDTVAAAESKKVDA; via the coding sequence ATGCCCCCAGGCATCTCGACCCTTGCCGCAGACGCTCCCGAGCTGTCTGCCGCCAACACAGGGTTCATGCTCATCTGTTCCGCCCTGGTGATGCTCATGACCCCGGCCCTCGCCTTCTTCTACGGAGGCATGGTCCGCGTCAAGAGCACCCTGAACATGCTGATGATGAGCTTCATCAGCCTCGGGATCGTCACCATCCTCTGGGTGCTGTACGGCTTCAGTCTCGCCTTCGGCACCGACTCCGGTTCGCTCATCGGCTGGAGCGCGGACTACGTCGGCCTCAGCGGCATCGGCGTGACCGAACTGTGGGACGGCTACACCATCCCGGTCTACGTCTTCGCCGTCTTCCAGCTGATGTTCGCGGTGCTCACCCCCGCGCTGATCAGCGGCGCCCTCGCCGACCGCGTCAAGTTCACCGCCTGGGCGCTGTTCATCGCCCTGTGGGTGACCGTCGTCTACTTCCCGGTCGCGCACTGGGTGTGGGGCTCCGGCGGCTGGCTCTTCGAGATGGGCGTCATCGACTTCGCCGGCGGCACCGCCGTCCACATCAACGCCGGAGCCGCCGCGCTCGGTGTCATCCTCGTCATCGGCAAGCGCGTCGGATTCAAGAAGGACCCGATGCGCCCGCACAGCCTCCCGCTGGTGATGCTCGGCGCCGGTCTGCTGTGGTTCGGCTGGTTCGGCTTCAACGCCGGGTCCTGGCTCGGCAACGACGACGGCGTCGGCGCGGTGATGTTCGTCAACACGCAGGTCGCCACCGCCGCCGCGATGCTCGCCTGGCTCATCTACGAGAAGATCCGCCACGGCGCCTTCACCACCCTCGGCGCGGCCTCCGGCGCGGTCGCCGGCCTGGTCGCCATCACCCCGGCGGGCGGCTCCGTCTCCCCGCTCGGCGCCATCGCGGTCGGCGCCGTCGCCGGTGTGGTCTGCGCCATGGCCGTGGGCCTGAAGTACAAGTTCGGCTACGACGACTCCCTCGACGTCGTCGGCGTCCACCTCGTCGGCGGCATCATCGGATCGCTGCTGGTCGGCTTCTTCGCCACCGGCGGCGTCCAGTCCGACGCCGCGGGCCTCTTCTACGGCGGCGGCCTGGAGCAGCTCGGCAAGCAGGCGATCGGCGTCTTCGCGGTCCTGGCCTACTCTCTGGTGGCCTCCGCCCTCCTCGCCCTCGTCCTCCACAAGACGATCGGCATGAGGGTCGACGAGGACGACGAGATCTCCGGCGTCGACCAGGTCGAGCACGCCGAGACCGCGTACGACTTCAGCGGCGCGGGCGGCGGTGCCGCATCCCGCAAGGCCGTGCCCGCACCGGTCGACACCGTGGCCGCAGCAGAATCCAAGAAGGTGGACGCATGA